One Spinacia oleracea cultivar Varoflay chromosome 4, BTI_SOV_V1, whole genome shotgun sequence DNA segment encodes these proteins:
- the LOC130459759 gene encoding uncharacterized protein yields MLLPAATSPRFKIFYFPRLQQTALKRAGSNVRCSFSSSSKLFPLNKYPRSRRTQPCVAVELSPASLSSPVCGVLASSPPSRSILARPVTERYILGRPGVQHLPVASWFRWLLGVVVPVVSALEKSKYEQSLETVRHFIAVAEKELELYYRHIALYGISNKQTCSTIAQNSIEDSNDTVNRHFTKSKILESTLYSTCDPQMDYDSSDQELNGTGNVSSSETELDGDCMSDDEDDLDSEGREEALPKLT; encoded by the exons atgttattgcccgctgcaacaagtccgcgtttcaaaattttttactttcctaggttgcaacaaaccgcgctcaaacgagcgggctcaaacgtacgttgttccttctcttctagctccaagctttttcccttaaacaaatatccaagaagccgtcgaactcagccctgcgtcgccgtcgaactcagccctgcgtcgctgtcttcgccggtgtgtggtgttctcgcctcatctcccccatcccgttcaattctcgcgcggcctgtcactgaaagatatattcttggtcggccgggggttcagcatctccccgtcgcgtcgtggttccggtggttgctcggcgtcgtggttccggtggtttcg GCCTTGGAGAAATCCAAGTATGAGCAATCACTGGAAACTGTGAGGCATTTCATTGCTGTTGCTGAAAAGGAATTGGAGCTTTATTACAGGCATATAGCACTGTATGGTATTTCAAACAAGCAGACATGTAGTACAATTGCTCAAAATTCAATAGAAGACTCAAATGATACTGTAAATCGTCATTTCACAAAAAGCAAAATTCTTGAGTCAACCCTCTATTCTACATGCGATCCTCAAATGGATTATGATTCCTCGGATCAAGAATTAAATGGTACTGGAAATGTGTCTTCCAGTGAGACAGAGCTAGATGGTGACTGCATGTCTGATGATGAAGACGATCTGGATTCTGAAGGGAGAGAGGAAGCTTTACCAAAATTAACGTAA